One segment of Sinorhizobium sp. BG8 DNA contains the following:
- a CDS encoding universal stress protein, with the protein MPYKTVLSVSGVGDPDDDLRSAIELCAAEGAHLSALIMALAAPPPIGEYAAAVSEAWLEERERDMSALGDRRVRAQNLLNNSGISYELAEIYTEAAWVSDEVGTRARYADVVLVGGALSAERNLRKGAVDGGLFNSPCPVLMVPKGCRATLSPRRILLAWNSGLEAAHAAREAIGMMAGAEMVHVTMIDPRASEIGQGEEPGADIAAHLARHGITVTVDRLSGGGRTVSAVLNAHARDIAADLIVMGGYGHSRLREQIFGGVTREMLDTAQVPLLMVH; encoded by the coding sequence ATGCCGTACAAGACTGTCTTGAGCGTTTCCGGCGTCGGCGATCCCGACGACGATCTGAGATCAGCAATCGAGCTTTGTGCGGCCGAGGGCGCCCATCTTTCGGCGCTGATCATGGCACTCGCAGCGCCGCCACCGATCGGGGAGTATGCCGCGGCCGTATCGGAGGCATGGCTCGAAGAACGGGAGCGCGACATGTCCGCCCTCGGAGATCGCAGGGTGCGCGCGCAGAACCTGCTCAACAACTCCGGCATCTCCTACGAACTCGCCGAGATCTATACCGAGGCCGCGTGGGTGTCGGATGAGGTCGGCACCCGTGCCCGGTATGCGGACGTGGTGCTGGTCGGCGGAGCGCTTTCGGCCGAGCGCAATCTCAGGAAAGGCGCGGTCGACGGCGGTCTCTTCAATTCCCCGTGCCCGGTCCTGATGGTTCCCAAGGGATGCAGGGCGACGCTTTCACCGCGCAGGATCCTGCTTGCCTGGAACTCCGGCCTCGAAGCTGCGCACGCGGCACGCGAAGCGATCGGCATGATGGCCGGCGCCGAGATGGTTCATGTGACGATGATCGATCCGAGGGCTTCGGAAATCGGCCAGGGCGAGGAGCCCGGTGCCGACATCGCCGCGCATCTCGCGCGCCATGGCATCACGGTGACGGTGGATCGCCTGTCGGGCGGCGGACGCACAGTGAGCGCGGTACTGAACGCGCATGCGCGCGACATCGCCGCCGACCTCATCGTGATGGGTGGTTACGGCCACTCGCGCCTCAGGGAACAGATCTTTGGCGGCGTCACGCGGGAGATGCTCGACACGGCGCAGGTGCCGCTGCTGATGGTGCACTGA
- a CDS encoding DCC1-like thiol-disulfide oxidoreductase family protein: MQKYSYRSDPTVPHFPDDRPVIVFDGQCVFCSGWVRFALNADSRGRYRFLTTQSATGAALYRHYGLDSHDHETSMLIEDGRAYLRSEGSIRMIAGLGFPWTLVRILSAIPRRVADRAYEFVARNRFRIAGRRDACFVPSPQQRARFIG, encoded by the coding sequence ATGCAGAAGTACAGCTACCGCAGCGACCCGACCGTCCCTCATTTCCCTGATGACCGGCCGGTTATCGTGTTCGACGGTCAATGCGTTTTCTGCTCTGGCTGGGTCCGGTTCGCTCTTAATGCCGACAGCCGCGGACGCTATCGTTTTCTGACGACCCAGTCCGCGACCGGCGCCGCGCTCTACCGCCATTACGGTCTCGACAGCCACGACCATGAGACCAGCATGCTGATCGAAGACGGCAGAGCTTATCTCCGGTCCGAGGGTTCGATCCGGATGATCGCAGGGCTCGGTTTTCCCTGGACCCTGGTGCGGATACTTTCCGCAATCCCTCGAAGAGTGGCGGACCGTGCATACGAGTTCGTTGCGCGCAACAGGTTCAGGATTGCAGGGCGGAGAGACGCCTGCTTCGTACCCTCGCCGCAGCAGAGGGCGAGGTTCATAGGATGA
- a CDS encoding autotransporter outer membrane beta-barrel domain-containing protein — MARKKPRSYFKSHSMGAIIAVRRRKSNKAYAAALAAFFTFPTPEQAEAACVPAVPVSNDTVVCSGNVDTGFTVGGYTALTVDILSGTNFNGPLELFDIGDLDVTAAGNLQRVTLSDATVLTFDNSANINGGLFVNGDGTYTVINRRNGIINTGFIFIGDGDYTILNEGDVPLTSVRGTFNQGIVVTGDGTTTIYNAADATINAGITINGASQTTITNYGTIQNRTALGSGDDLITNYDGGTINGLTTQADGDDRFLMIGGIVNGEIQQGAGEDEFSLQGGSVQAYLRAGEDDDLMTWTGGLISGIDMETGDDVATITGQTDTELRNIEINGGLGDDSLTWEDTQGSNPARLVNWELISLENGSTLTMNTNLTLGDTGTGSGELFIDQTSTLFSGAGDHVISPAVTGQLVDVVNAGLIDLTDGSPRSNDSLRIVGNYVGQDGELRIQTRLDTDNSPSDKLIIDGGSGTGSTGIDVINLDGTGALTTANGILVVEALNGGTTSTGAFSLSHRVVAGAYEYLLFRSGDTDDTEDNWYLRSHVDDGDGDGDGDGDGDGDGDGDGDGDGDGDGDGDGDGDGDGDGDGDGDGDGDGDGDGDGDGDGDGDGDGDGDGDGDGDGDGDGDGDGDGDGDGDGDGDGDGDGDGDGDGDGDGDGDGNSGEAPLYRPEVPVDVAVPAAARELLRTTLGTFHERHGEQAWVIDEEALQAIWTRVFGERYSHYVGGRAESDIDATIWGFQLGAPLYINPHDSGQTDILGIFAGYSRSSADVDGFDLGQHGDDAGSFDIDAYSVAGYWTHTWPGNGYLDAVLMYSWLDVETNSHGFSSDFDGSAITASLEAGKIFALNDTWAIEPQAQIIFTHQSFDEFTDPGGKVDINSGNAVIGRIGGRLQAEYKTDTGTVKPFLLTNLWHSFTSGDTVHFNGDSFTSDDNTTTLELGAGITADVSDNVRVYANASYEFGLGGTDFDSVEGKIGLRIKW; from the coding sequence ATGGCTCGCAAGAAACCGAGAAGCTACTTCAAGTCACACAGCATGGGCGCGATCATCGCGGTGCGCCGCCGCAAATCCAACAAGGCCTATGCCGCAGCTCTCGCCGCGTTCTTCACTTTCCCCACACCCGAACAGGCAGAGGCCGCCTGCGTCCCAGCCGTCCCGGTTTCGAACGACACGGTCGTCTGCAGCGGCAATGTGGACACCGGGTTTACGGTCGGCGGGTACACTGCCTTGACCGTGGACATTCTCAGCGGAACGAATTTCAACGGTCCGCTCGAGCTCTTTGACATCGGTGATCTCGATGTGACGGCTGCGGGCAACCTGCAGCGGGTCACTCTTTCCGATGCGACTGTGCTCACCTTCGACAATTCCGCCAACATCAACGGCGGCCTGTTCGTCAACGGCGACGGTACCTACACCGTCATCAATCGCCGGAACGGGATCATCAACACGGGATTCATCTTCATCGGGGACGGCGACTACACGATTCTCAACGAAGGTGATGTGCCGCTGACGAGCGTCAGGGGAACCTTCAACCAGGGGATCGTGGTCACCGGAGATGGCACGACGACCATCTACAATGCGGCCGATGCGACCATCAACGCGGGCATTACGATCAACGGAGCTAGCCAGACGACGATCACGAACTACGGCACGATCCAGAACCGCACGGCGCTCGGCAGCGGCGACGACCTGATCACCAACTACGACGGCGGCACGATCAACGGGCTCACGACGCAGGCCGACGGCGACGACCGCTTCCTGATGATCGGCGGCATCGTCAACGGCGAGATCCAGCAGGGCGCCGGGGAGGACGAGTTTTCGCTTCAGGGAGGTTCGGTGCAGGCCTACCTACGGGCGGGCGAGGACGACGACCTGATGACCTGGACCGGCGGCCTGATCAGCGGGATCGACATGGAAACCGGCGACGACGTTGCCACGATCACAGGCCAGACCGACACCGAACTGCGCAACATCGAAATCAATGGCGGGCTGGGTGACGATAGCCTGACGTGGGAAGATACGCAGGGGTCCAACCCCGCGCGGCTCGTGAACTGGGAACTGATCAGCCTCGAGAACGGCTCGACGCTGACGATGAACACCAACCTGACGCTCGGCGACACCGGTACCGGCAGCGGAGAGCTGTTCATCGACCAGACGAGCACGCTGTTTTCCGGTGCCGGCGACCACGTGATCAGCCCGGCGGTCACCGGCCAGCTGGTCGATGTCGTCAACGCCGGACTGATCGACCTGACGGACGGCTCTCCGCGATCGAACGACAGCCTCAGGATTGTCGGCAACTACGTGGGCCAGGACGGCGAGCTGCGGATCCAGACCAGATTGGACACGGACAATTCCCCATCCGACAAGCTGATCATCGACGGCGGCTCGGGTACGGGATCGACCGGGATCGACGTGATCAACCTCGACGGCACGGGAGCGTTGACCACGGCGAACGGCATTCTCGTGGTCGAGGCGCTGAACGGCGGGACGACTTCGACGGGCGCATTCTCGCTTTCCCACCGCGTCGTTGCCGGTGCCTACGAGTACCTCCTGTTTCGCAGCGGCGATACCGACGACACCGAGGACAACTGGTATCTGCGCAGCCACGTCGATGATGGTGACGGGGACGGCGATGGCGACGGAGACGGAGACGGAGACGGGGACGGCGATGGCGATGGGGATGGTGATGGAGACGGGGACGGCGATGGCGATGGCGATGGAGACGGTGACGGCGATGGGGATGGCGATGGGGATGGCGACGGCGATGGTGACGGTGATGGTGACGGGGACGGGGATGGCGATGGGGACGGGGATGGCGATGGGGACGGTGACGGGGATGGCGACGGCGATGGCGATGGGGACGGGGACGGTGACGGGGATGGGGACGGTGACGGGGATGGCGATGGCGATGGGGACGGCGACGGCGATGGGGACGGCGACGGTGACGGCGATGGAAACAGCGGGGAAGCGCCGCTCTACCGCCCGGAGGTGCCGGTCGATGTCGCCGTTCCGGCGGCTGCGCGGGAATTGCTGCGCACGACGCTCGGCACGTTCCATGAACGTCACGGTGAGCAGGCCTGGGTTATCGACGAAGAGGCTCTGCAGGCGATCTGGACACGCGTCTTCGGCGAGCGCTACTCGCACTATGTCGGCGGCCGGGCCGAATCCGACATCGATGCGACGATCTGGGGCTTCCAGCTAGGAGCGCCCCTCTACATCAATCCGCATGACAGCGGGCAGACCGACATCCTCGGCATTTTCGCGGGCTACAGCCGGTCGAGTGCCGATGTCGACGGTTTCGACCTCGGGCAGCATGGCGACGATGCCGGCAGCTTCGACATCGACGCCTACAGCGTGGCGGGCTACTGGACCCACACCTGGCCCGGCAATGGCTATCTCGATGCCGTCCTGATGTATTCCTGGCTCGATGTGGAAACGAATTCGCACGGCTTCAGTTCGGACTTCGACGGTTCGGCGATTACCGCTTCGCTCGAGGCCGGCAAGATCTTTGCGCTGAACGATACCTGGGCGATCGAGCCGCAGGCCCAGATCATCTTCACCCATCAGAGCTTCGACGAGTTCACCGATCCGGGCGGCAAGGTCGACATCAACAGCGGCAATGCCGTCATCGGCCGCATCGGAGGGCGCCTGCAGGCGGAGTACAAGACCGATACGGGCACGGTGAAGCCGTTCCTCCTCACCAATCTGTGGCATTCGTTCACCTCGGGGGACACCGTCCACTTCAACGGTGACAGCTTCACCAGCGACGACAACACCACGACGCTCGAGCTGGGGGCGGGCATCACGGCTGATGTCAGCGACAATGTCCGCGTCTATGCCAATGCGTCCTACGAGTTCGGTCTCGGCGGTACCGATTTCGACAGCGTAGAAGGCAAGATCGGTCTCAGGATCAAATGGTAG
- a CDS encoding adenylate/guanylate cyclase domain-containing protein, translating to MQRKLATILVGDFVGSTPAMEVDEEATVSRVHSCLSIVNEIVRRHSGRVFATSGDAALAEFESPVNALRAAIEARWRMDVDSGVSARDMRFGLHVADVVIVGDDLRGDGVNIAARIEASAAPGEIEVSGALYDHVHRISPCKFDFVGERTLKGISEPLRIYRVAAVMDRHACQVAPTRPEASLVNPVRPNSIAVSRFSVASGADQDQLFLAEGITDDLTLELGRLKSLYVSSRSASTVLTTADPVEIGRKLGVRYVVGGSVRKTGTDIRINIALTETAEGHLIWSDRIVRPFDHIFDVMDEITAKVAATVSGRVEQSELAAARLKRPENMSAYECYLRGLDHHRLVGVSDDHIHKAMGWFERSMSADPGFGRPFAMHVCSWSNLPNFDMPRAEKQVAHALDVDPTDPEAHRIMGAIKMKSGDFATSRYHHGKAYELAPNNAYTIGRIASFHLFSGDPERALELLDRADSLDPFLPVWIVEERVAALYVLGRYDEMLRIAHALLFQTRRTLIYQIAAVSALGDLDQARALVQQALALDPGLSTQYVRLQELYENRAIIDELVARVQRAGLPRSPPR from the coding sequence ATGCAGCGCAAGCTGGCGACCATATTGGTGGGCGACTTCGTCGGCTCCACTCCTGCAATGGAGGTGGACGAAGAGGCAACTGTTTCGAGGGTCCATTCGTGCCTGAGCATCGTCAACGAGATCGTGCGGCGCCACAGCGGCCGCGTGTTCGCTACGTCAGGTGACGCGGCGCTTGCGGAGTTCGAGAGCCCCGTCAATGCGCTCAGGGCCGCAATCGAGGCGCGATGGCGCATGGACGTCGACAGCGGAGTGTCGGCGCGGGACATGCGCTTCGGCCTGCATGTCGCCGACGTCGTGATCGTCGGAGATGACCTGCGTGGTGATGGCGTGAACATCGCCGCCCGGATAGAGGCCTCAGCGGCGCCAGGCGAGATCGAGGTCTCGGGTGCTCTCTATGACCACGTTCACCGCATTTCGCCGTGCAAGTTCGATTTCGTCGGCGAGAGGACGCTTAAGGGCATATCGGAGCCGTTGCGGATCTACCGCGTGGCTGCGGTGATGGACCGGCACGCCTGCCAGGTCGCTCCCACCCGTCCCGAGGCAAGCCTCGTGAACCCTGTCCGGCCGAATTCCATCGCGGTTTCACGCTTTTCCGTCGCCTCCGGAGCGGACCAGGACCAGTTGTTTCTCGCGGAAGGAATAACCGACGACCTGACGCTCGAACTCGGCCGGCTGAAGAGCCTCTATGTCAGTTCCCGCTCCGCCTCGACCGTGTTGACGACCGCCGACCCGGTCGAGATCGGCAGGAAGCTCGGCGTGCGCTACGTGGTCGGCGGATCGGTGCGCAAGACCGGCACCGACATCCGCATCAACATCGCGCTGACGGAGACAGCGGAGGGCCATCTGATCTGGAGCGACCGGATCGTGCGCCCGTTCGACCACATCTTCGACGTCATGGACGAGATCACGGCAAAGGTGGCGGCGACCGTTTCAGGCCGGGTCGAACAGTCGGAGCTCGCGGCCGCGCGCCTCAAGCGCCCCGAAAACATGTCCGCCTATGAATGCTACCTTCGCGGCCTCGATCATCACCGGCTGGTCGGCGTGTCGGACGATCACATCCACAAGGCCATGGGCTGGTTCGAGCGATCGATGAGCGCCGATCCGGGTTTCGGCCGGCCCTTCGCAATGCATGTATGCTCCTGGAGCAACTTGCCGAACTTCGACATGCCCCGCGCCGAAAAACAGGTTGCCCACGCGCTCGATGTCGACCCGACCGACCCTGAAGCGCACCGGATCATGGGCGCGATCAAGATGAAGTCGGGGGACTTCGCCACCTCCCGCTACCATCACGGCAAGGCCTATGAACTTGCGCCGAACAATGCCTACACGATCGGCAGGATTGCTTCGTTCCATCTGTTTTCGGGAGACCCGGAGCGCGCGCTCGAACTCCTCGACCGGGCGGATTCCCTCGATCCGTTCCTGCCGGTCTGGATCGTGGAGGAACGCGTGGCGGCGCTCTACGTGCTTGGGCGGTACGACGAGATGTTGCGGATCGCCCATGCGCTTCTGTTCCAGACCCGCAGGACGCTGATCTACCAGATTGCCGCCGTTTCGGCCCTGGGCGACCTCGATCAGGCGCGCGCGCTCGTCCAGCAGGCGCTGGCGCTCGATCCGGGCCTGTCGACGCAGTATGTACGCCTTCAGGAATTGTACGAGAACCGCGCCATCATCGACGAGCTGGTCGCCCGCGTCCAGCGTGCCGGTCTCCCGCGATCGCCGCCAAGATAA